The nucleotide window GGCGCCGGGGATGACTCCTTCATGCATGAGGACCGCTCCATTACAGATGGTGGTGTCAACGGCAAGGCCGCCGGTTGCGTAGACTGCGTTGGAGGTGGTGTTAAATGCCGGGACGTTCGTCGGGTTTCTGCCGACAAGGATGAGGTCGGCAAGGTATCCGGGTGCGATGATTCCGGCGTTGATGCCAAGAGCTTTTGCACCGTTCCGGGAGGCGACGGCAAGAGCTTCGTCTGCGGGCATGAGAGTGGGATCGTTCCAGAAGAACTTCTGAAGGAGCGCTGCGGTTTTCATTTCGGCGAACATGTCGAGGTCGTTGTTGGAGGAGGCGCCGTCCGTTCCGAGAGCGACGTTGACGCCCGCGGCTTTCATCTCCGGGTAGGGAAGCGCCCGGCCAACGGTGAGTTTCATGTTGCTTACGGGGTTGTGGACTGCGGTGACTCCGCGGTCGGCGAACAAACGAATGTCCTCGGCATCAAGCCAGCAGCAGTGGGCGGCGATGCAGCGTTCGGAGAGGACGCCGCAGTGATCCAGCCAGGGGACGACCCGCATGCCGTGGGCTTTGATGCAGTCGGGGTTTTCGTCGGTTTCGTCGACGTGGATGTGCAGGGGAATGTTTTCTGTTCGGGAGAACTCGGCGCACCAGCGAAGGCCTTCTTCGGAGACGGTGTAGATGGCGTGGGGGGAGACGCCCGGCATGATGCGGGGGTTGTTCCGGGCTTTGAGTGCGGCGACGGTTTTTTCCATGACGGAACATTCGGATTCGAATTTGGCGTGGTCGCCGCCGTCGATCATGCAGTAGGAGAGGCAGGCGCGGATGCCTGCTTCGTCCACGGCGTCGGCGACGTTGTTCATCATGAAGTACATGTCGTTGAAGGTGGTGGTTCCGGTACGGATCATTTCGAGGCAGGCGAGTTTTGCGCCCCAGTAGATGTCGTTTTCGGTGAGGTGGGCTTCGGTCGGCCAGATTTTGGTGGAGAGCCATTCAAAGAGGGGCATGTCGTCGGAGTAGCCGCGAAGGAGGCCCATGGGGGAGTGAGTGTGCATGTTGACCATGCCGGGAAGGGCTGCTGCGCCGTTTCCGTCGATGATGAACTCGGCGTCGTGGTCGGTGATCTTTTCGGCGACGCTGCCGATCCGGCCTGTGCCGTCGAGGTAGATCTCGGCGGGTTTGTTGTTGAGGGTTACGTTTCTGATGAGGATGGGTACGGTTTTTCCAAAGATGTCGGGTTCTGTCATGCGAGTTTCTCCACGATTTCTGTTACGAGTTTGCTGATGCGTTCGCCGTTCTGTTGGGCGACGGCGATGATTTCGTTGTAGTCAGGGGCGTCTGCCCCGCCGATGCCGTTTGCGTAGTTGTCTACGGTGCAGAGGGCGGCGACAGGAATGCCGAGTTCGTTTGCGAGGGTGAGTTCGCTTGCGATGGTCATGCCGACAATGTCGGTGTGTTCTGCGAAGGAGGCGATCTCGGCACGGGTTTCAAACCGGGGGCCGTGCGCCTGGAGGTAGGTTCCGGGGACGGCGTCGGGGATGAGGTCATGCAGGGTCCGGCGAAGTCCTGCATCCAGTACGGGGGGGACATGATGGATGTCGTTGTTATGCAGGGTGGGGATGTCCCAGGGGCAGTAGTAGTCGTCGGGGATGACGATTGTTCCCGGCCGAATGTGTTCTTTCATGCCGCCGGTGCTTCCAATGAGGATGAGCCGGTCAACGCCGAGAATTTTGCAGGCGGCGAGGTGCGCCCGGTGATTGACGTTGTGCGGCGGGGTGGTGTTCTGGTGGCGAGGGATGAAGATGAATTTTCCTGCGTGCACGTCGGTTTTGCCGAAGGGTGTGGCCACTGTTTTTGGTTGGAGGAGTGGGAGTTTTGCTGCGAGGAGCGCGGTTCCGCCTATGATGCCTAACATTTCCGGTGTACTGTTTTTCGGGAGGAGTTATAAAGAGGCGGGTCTGTCCGTGGAGGTTGAATCAATATCTATTTATTTGTGCTGTGCGAATTTATTAGAGCACAATTCATTTGGGCCGGTAGATCAGTGGTAGATCGCGTCCTTGGCATGGACGAGGCCGCGGGTTCAATTCCCGCCCGGTCCATCTTTCTTTTGGGTTTTTTTGATAACTTGGTGATTACTGATTACTGACATCATCCGGGTTTTTGAAAAAAGGAGTGGCCAGAATCATTTTCCTTCTCCGGACAGTCCACTAATTTATATACTAATAAAGAGAGATAGATAACACAAGAGAATATATCCCGATCAATCTCATGATGAGAGAGACGGGGGCATCTCATTTTTTAAAAATACTGATGACGTCAGTAATCAGTAATCAACGAGCAATCAAATACCTGGGGAGAGTACGGTCTCTTTCTGCCAAGAAAAAAACTGTCTGAAAACCCGTAACCTTCATTATCTCTCCCTCACCACACAACACAGACAAAAGGAAACCACCCATGAAAATACAAACCCCCTCCCGTCTGCATATCGTCTTAATCGACCTCAACGGGTCGTACGACAGAATCGACGGCGGCATCGGCTTAACCCTCGCCGACCCGCACTTCATCCTCGAAGCAGTCCCCGCAGACAAAGAGAACACCATTGCGTTCACCCAAACCGCCGGCGGCAGTCCCGCAGAACGGGAATCCTGCATCAGCAAAATAACCGCCGCCGCAGAAAAAGCAGCTGCCCGCTACGCCCCAGGCACCGGCTACCACTTCACCGTTCACCAGCTCTATCCTGCCCACTCCGGCCTCGGGTCCGGCACCCAGATCTCCTTAGCCGCCGCAAAACTCATCGCCGAACTGGCTGGTTATCACCCTGCCAGCACCGATCTTGCCGCACTCGTCGGACGCGGAGGAACCTCCGGTATCGGCGTACACGCCTTCGACCTTGGCGGATTCATCGCCGACGGCGGTCACAGCAAAAAAGAAAAAAGCAGCTTCCTGCCAAGCTCTGTCTCCACCGCCAGACCCGCATGTCTTCTTGGACGCTATCCCTTCCCCGAAGACTGGGGCGTCCTCCTCGCCGTCCCCGCATTCGGCAACCGGTATACCGGGGCCGCCGAGAAAAACATCTTCCAGACGCACTGCCCTGTCCCCAAAACCGACGTCGAACAGGTCTCCCACCTCGTCTTCATGAACCTCATCCCGTCGTTGATCGAACACGACATCGAAGCATTCGGCCACGCCCTCGATCAGATTCAGACCGTCGGCTTCAACAAAATCGAGTTCACCCTCCAGCCCCCCGAACTCACCAAACTCAAAAACGACATGCAGGACGCAGGCGCCTACGGTGTCGGCCTCAGCTCCTTCGGCCCGACACTCTTCACCGTCTATGACCGCACAAACAAAGACATCGTCGCCGCAACCCAGGAACTCCTCGGAGAAAACGGACTCGTCATCACCACCCGCGGCCAGAATCACGGCGCAGAACTGCTCTGAAACCCAAAACCCCGCCCCCTATGAACATACAGAACATCACCGTAAAAAATATTCTGACAAAATCCAGTCTCCCGATCGGAGATTACTCCGTAAACCCGTATGTGGGCTGCACCCATGCCTGCAAATACTGCTATGCCTCCTTTATGAAACGCTTCACCCGCCATCCGGAACCCTGGGGAACCTTTCTGGATGTGAAATACTGGCAGGAAATCCGCAACCCGGAAAAATATGCCGGAAAACACTTATTTATCGGATCCGTCACCGACCCCTACAATCCACAGGAAGAAGTCTACCAAAGAACACGGGAACTTCTGATACAGCTGCAGGGAAGCGGCGCAGCGATAACCATTGCCACAAAATCAGATCTGGTACTGCGGGATTTGGATCTCATCCGGACGTTCCCCCGTGCCCGCGTCTCCTGGTCGATCAATACACTGGACGAAACATTCCAAAAAGACATGGACCAAGCAGTCAGCATCCCCCGGCGGCTGAAAGCAATGAAAACATTCTTCGAAGCAGGTATTCGTACGACCTGTTTTATCTCCCCCATCTTTCCGGGTATCACCGACATCCCCGCCATTGTCAGGAAAACCCGAGATCAGTGCAACCTGATCTGGCTGGAAAATTTAAACCTCCGCGGCAGTTACAAACAGAACATTCTCACCTATATCGCAGAAAACTATCCGGAACTTATCCCCCTCTATCACGAGATCTATCAGCTGGGCAGCCGCAGATACTGGGAAATGCTTGATGCGGAGATGCAGGAGTTTGCAAACGAACAGGGACTCCCCTACCTGCGCAACGACGACACCATCCAACGACCATTTGATGCCCCGCCGGCGCTGGTGAATTATTTTTACCATGAACAGATCAAACAGTCCGCAAAAAAGAAGGAACGAACATGCCCGAACTCCCGGAAGTAGAAACCGTCAGACGCATTCTGGAACCACAGCTGAAAGGACGCAGAATCTCTGATCTGACGGTGAACCGTCCGGAAATCATTGCCCATCCGACTGCGGATATCTTTACGCATGCAGTGATCGGAACCGTGATTGCACGCATGGGCAGACGGGGAAAATATCTCTTCCTGCATCTGGACACGGGAAATACTATTCTGCTCCATCTGCGGATGACCGGGCAACTCCTGGCAACACCCGCGGACTTTCCCGCAGAAAAACATACCCACCTGATCTTTCATCTGGATGACGGAACCGAACTCCGGTACCTTGACACCCGGCGGTTTGGGCGCTTCTGGCTGCTGCAGAAAACGGAAAAAGACATCTGGAGCGGAATCCAAAAACTTGGTCCGGAACCCTTCGACCCGCAGATAACGCCCGCATGGCTGCGGGAAAAAATCGGCAGAAGCCGCAGACCCGTCAAGGAATGTCTGCTGGATCAGCGTACAGTTGCCGGAATTGGAAATATCTACGGGGATGAAATATTGTTTGCAGCAAAAATCTGTCCGGCACGCCCTGCATGTTCATTGCGGGAACAGGAGTGGCAGACACTTGCCGCAGTGATTCCTGCGGTCCTGCAAAAAGCAGTTGACGACAACCGCATGACGCCGGAAGAGTATCTGGAGGGGCGGGGAAAAGAGTACCGAAACGATCCGTTTCTGCAGGTGTACGGACATGAAGGGGATTCCTGCCCGTGCTGCGGAGCGGCACTGAAACGGATTACACTCTCCGGAAGAAGCAGTGTGTACTGCCCAAACTGCCAGCCGGAACAGCCGATACCGTAACAGAACCATTCCAAAAAAAAAGAAAACCGGCGGAATACCGCCCGCCGCAGATAGGTATTACACTACCTGATTTACCAGGCTCTGTTTTACCGGCGACATACTCATCGGAGAAACCGTCTCCGCAAGCACCTTCATCAGGATACCAAGACCCTGCACCAGCTGCTCATCCTCGATCACCAGTGGCGGCATAATCTTCACCACAGTATCCTCGCGGCCCGACAGCTCAAGGATCAGACCCTGCTCAAAGCAGGCTTTCCGGATCTTCTGCGTCGTTCCGCAGGGGTATGACCCCATATCAATACCCCACATCAGACCGAGACCCCGGAAGGTCAGTGACGGATCGATCAGCCGCAGACGGGATGCGAGGAACTCCTCCACAATCCTTCCCTTCCGCATCGTCTCCGCCTCCAGATCATGGGCAAGCATGTACTCAATCGCCGCCTTTCCGGCAACAAACGCCAGCTGGAATCCGCGGAACGTCCCGTTGTGCTCTCCGGGCAGGAGAACATCATACTCCGGTTTCACAAGAGCAATCGAACACGGCATCCCGATACCGCCGATAGACTTCGCCATCACCACAATATCCGGCACAATACCCGCACGCTCGAACGAGAAGAACGAACCCGTCCTGCCGCAGCCCGTCTGGATATCGTCAAGGATCAGCAGCATATCATGCTTATCGCACAGCGCCCGGGCATCCCGGAGCCACTCATTGGACAGCACATTAATACCGCCCTCTCCCTGTACCGCCTCAACAATCAGTGCCGCAGGCTTATCCACACCGCTGTGATCATCCGTCAGCAGCATATCGATATAGGCGATCGTATCAAGACCCGGCATCATACACGGATGCGGAACATGCGTCACGTTCCCGAGTGCCACACCGCAGGCATCACGGGCACTGCGTTCGGTCGTCAGGGCAAGCGACCCGAGCGACATCCCGTGGAATGCACCCATCAGGGCAAGCACATTTGATCTGCCCTTCACCTTGCGGGCGATCTTGAGTGCAACCTCAACCGCATTCGTACCGGTAGGTCCCGGGAACAGAACCTTGTAATCATACCCCCGCGGAATCAGAACCTTGTTCTCCAGACACTCGATGAACTCGCCCTTTGCAACCGAGTACATATCCAGCCCGTGCAGAAGGCCGTCGTTCATCAGATACTCAACCACTTTTCCCTTGATATAGTCATTATTATGACCATAGTTGCAGCTTCCTGCTCCACAGAGGAAATCGATGTATTCTTTTCCATCCTGATCGATCAGTACTGATCCTTTCGCTTTCGAAAAGACTACCGGATATTTTCTGCAGTACGATCTGACGTTGCTTTCGAATGTTTCGAATACCGTGGATTCCATTAAGACTTCATTTGTGTTTCTTAAACCCATAGACCACACCCCCACTTGACTAGGATAGTATGAATTTACAGGCAATCTTACTCTGCAGATTTCGCTGCGCCGAGATTACAGGATCATGTTGCCCCCCTCAGTTCTTAAAGCTGTCCCTCAAAAAGAATGGATCATGGCCTGCCGTATGGACTTTCAGCGAATATCCTTGGACTTCAAAAAACCCGGCCACCCCCCCGATTCCCCATCCCTGACCCCTGGGGGGTTAAATGGTTTTCGGATGAAACATCCTTTCGTCAGGGTCTCCGCAAACGCCCGGAACGGGACGCGCACCAGTGAGGAAATACAGAACAGGAAGAGTGAAACGGACGTTTCCCCAAAAAAGGAATTATTGTTTTCCGACGGTGATCTCATCGTGGTCGTTGACCCCGATAACCTTCTCGCCTGCAGCACGGAGATCACGGATATAGCAGATGACCTCTTCCGTGAGCATTTCGCCCGGACAGACAAAAGGAATCCCCGGCGGATAGGGAATAATAGCCGAGGCACAGATTCTGCCGGCGCCTGCGACGAGAGGAATCCGTTCTTTGTCCTGGGGGACGGGGAAGAGGGAAAGTTTTGCTTCAAACACCGCACTGACCGGTTTTTTGTCGGGCTGAACCGCAGTTCGTCCGCGGCTGATCTCCCGCAGGGCGGCAAGCAGCCGTTCCATATCGGCTTTCGTGTTGCCGATACCGGTCATGCACATGAGAATGTTGCCGGTCGTAAGCTCGGCGAAGATGCCGCGGTCCATCAGCTGGTGTTCAAGCTCTGCCGCGTCCAGTCCTGCGGCACTCATGTCCAAATTGATCTTGGTGAGGTCAAGGCTGATGCTGCCTGCATCATCGAACGGATTACCAATAACAGAAAGTCCCTGAATCGTTTTTGCTTCGCGATAGAAGAAAAGCAGAGCCTCATACCAGTTGGTCATGATCTCATTGCCGTGCCGTTTGAGAATGTCGGCATTGATGTCAAGCGACGCCATCAAAAGATACGAAGGGCTGGTTGACTGAATCATCTGGAGTTTGTCTTCGAGTACATACGAATCAACACGGTCTGAGTTCAGGTTGAGCAGTGCGCTCTGCGTGAACGAGGCAAGGGTTTTGTGAATCGAGTTAACGGTAATGTCGGCTCCCTGCTCCTCGGCTGACCTCGGCATCCCGGCGCAGCCGGCATCCGAGAAGAACTTGAGATGTGCCCCGTGCGCCTGATCGACGATGAGAACTTTTCCGCGGGCATGGACGACCTCGGCGATTGCCCGGATGTCTGAACAGATGCCGTAGTAGTTCGGCGACGGAAGAATGACCGCTTCAGCGTCAGGATTTTCGGCAAGGCAGCGTTCGATCTCTTCGGGCGTGATGACCCCTGAAATCCCGTACTCGTGAATCATCTCGGGATACGCATAGACCGGCTCAATTCCGGCAAGCACAAGAGCGTTGAAGATCGCCTTATGGGAGTTTCGCGCCAGGATCAGTTTCTTTCCTTTGGGAACTGCTGCCATGATTGCCGCAATAACCCCGCCGCTCGTTCCGTTAATGAGGAGGTACGATCGTCTGGCGCCGTAGAGGTTTGCGTACTCTTCCTGAGCGGCTTTGAGGATTCCCTCGGTCTGGAACAGATTGTCGGCTCCGGGAATCTCGGTGATGTCGCAGTCCATGATGCGGTTCAGGAATGGTTCATAGCCGAACCTCCGGTAGATTGCCGAGCCTTTGTGGCCCGGCATGTGAAAGGATACGGTATGTTTGTCTGCATGGCGAATGAGAAAGTTCAGAATGGGAAGCGTGGTCACGGGCGTTACCTCTGGTTGGTACACACGTTGACGCGGGAACGAGATGAGGATTGCGGTGTTGGTGAAAAAATCCAAATGAAACTTGGATACGCGATTTTTTCCCGCATTCCACATCTATAAATCTCCTCAGCCCAAAGATAGTACCTGCAAATTGAGACGGGAGTTTTCTTCCGTCTCCGGTGAAAAACATGACAAACGATGACTCTTTCGTGTCCTCCGGACACCAGCCGGATCGTGTCTATATCTTTGACACTACACTCCGTGACGGCGAACAATCTCCCGGCGCAACCATGACCCTACAGGAGAAGGTGCGTCTCGCCCGTCAGCTTGAGCTACTCGGCGTAGATATCATCGAAGCAGGGTTCCCTGCCGCAAGTCCGGGCGACTTTGAAGCGGTGCGTGCGGTATCGGCAACCGTCCGCAACTGTCAGATCGCAGGACTCTGCCGCTGTGTTGCCGCAGATATTGACCGGGCGTGGGAAGCACTGGCGGACGCCGCACATCCGCGGATTCATGTGTTCCTCGCAACCAGTCCCATTCATATGGAGCACAAGCTCCGCAAAACCCCGGAACAGGTTCTGGAGATGGCGGTTGCCGGCGTCCGGCACGCAGCATCCCTGACGAAGAATGTTGAGTTCTCCGCTGAGGATGCGTCGCGAAGCGAGCCTGCATTTCTGGCAAAAGTGGTGGAAGCGGTGATCGATGCGGGCGCAACCACGGTAAATATTCCCGACACGGTCGGTTACAGCCAGCCTGCCGAGTACGGTGCCCTTATCCGGTACCTCAGGGAACATGTCAGCAATATTGCAAAAGCCGTAATCTCCGTGCACTGCCATGACGATCTCGGCCTTGCGGTCGCAAACAGCCTCGCCGCGGTTGAGGCGGGCGCCCGGCAGATAGAGTGTACCATTAACGGCATCGGCGAACGTGCCGGAAACACGGCAATGGACGAGGTGGTGATGAACCTCAACGTCCGCCGCGACCACTATCACTGTACCTGCGGGATTGTCACCGAACAGATTTTTCCGACCGCACGCACGCTGTCTCACATCATCGGTATGCCGATTCCGGCAAACAAAGCAATTGTCGGTGCAAACGCATTCGCCCACGAGTCCGGCATTCATCAGGACGGCGTCCTTAAATGCCGCGAGACCTATGAGATCATGGACGCGGCCACTATCGGTAAAACCGGTAACGACATGGTTCTCGGCAAACACTCAGGCCGCCATGCAATCAAGGCCAAGGTCGAAGAACTCGGTTACAAATTAACCGACGATCAGATCACCGTCGTCTCTGATGCGGTGAAAAAACTGGCCGACATCAAAAAAGAGATCTTCGCCGAGGACGTGGAGGCAATCATCCTTGAGGAGATCTTCCGGATGCCGGACAGGTTCAAACTCAAATATCTTCAGGTCCATGCCGGTAACGGCCCGATTCCGCCGAACGCCGTCGTTATTATGGACGTGAACGGCGAGGAAAACCGGCTGCACAACTTCGGGGTCGGCCCAATCGATGCGGTCTTCAACACGATTGGAACGATTGCCGGGTGCAAACCTGACCTCGAACAGTTTGCCGTCAACGCAATCACGGGCGGAACGGACGCCCAGGGTGAGGTGACCGTCAGACTCCGGAGAAACAGCTACTCGGCTATCGGCAGAGGATCCGATCCGGATATTCTCGTCGCCGCAGGCAAAGCCTACGTGAACGCACTCAATCGTCTTGCAAAGAAAGTGGAGGAAAACCATGCATAGAACCATCGCCGAAAAAATCCTGCAGGCACACACCGATCAGAAGATTACCGGCCCCGGCCAGATTGTCAGATGCAAACTCTCGCTGGTGCTCGCAAACGACATCACCGCTCCCTTAGCCATCAAATCGTTCCGCGAGATGGGGGCAGCGAAGGTCTTTGACAAGGATCGGGTGGTCTTTGTCTGTGACCATTTCACTCCGAACAAGGACATTGATTCCGCCGAGCAGGTTGCGGTCACCCGCCGGTTTGCCGAGGAGATGGGGCTGACCCACTATTACGAGGGAGGCAGATGCGGTATTGAACACGCCCTCCTCCCGGAAGAGGGTCTTGTCGGTCCCTGGGATCTCGTGATCGGTGCGGACAGCCACACCTGTACCTACGGGGGACTCGGGGCGTTTTCGACCGGTATGGGTTCGACCGATATTGCCGCCGGTATGGTTCTTGGGGAGAACTGGTTTAAGGTTCCGCCGAGTATCCGTGTGAATGTCCACGGCAAGATGGGTAAGTTTGTGCAGGGCAAGGATGTTATTCTGAAACTGATCGGCACAATCGGTGTTTCCGGTGCTCTCTATAAGGCTCTGGAGTTCGGCGGGTCGGGCGTTGAGAAGATGTCAATGGAAAGCCGCCTGACGATTGCCAATATGGCAATCGAGGCGGGCGGTAAGGCAGGTCTTTTCCCGGCGGACAAAAAGACGCTGAAGTTTACCCGCAAGACGGGACGGGAGGACGAGGAGATCAAGCCCGATAAGTTTGCGGTCTATGAGTCGGAGGTGGAGATGGAGCTGAAGGGTATGGCCCCGCAGGTTGCTCTCCCGCATCTGCCGGAGAATGTGAAAGGCGTGGACGAGGTAGGCGAGATGCGAATCGATCAGGCGGTTATCGGCAGCTGTACGAACGGAAGAATCGAGGATATGCGGGAAGCGGCAGAGATTCTGCGGGGCAGAAAGGTGGACCGGCATGTCCGCTGCATTATTATTCCGGCAACGCCCCGTGTCTGGCGGGACTGTGTCCGCGAAGGGCTGATGCAGGTGTTCATCGATGCAGGTGCGATTATTTCGCCGCCGACCTGTGGTCCGTGTCTTGGCGGTCACATGGGGATTCTGGCAAAAGGTGAACGGGCAATTTCCACGACGAACCGGAACTTCCGGGGACGGATGGGGTCTCTTGAGTCCGAGGTTATTCTGTCGAATCCCGCGGTTGCGGCGGCGTCTGCGGTGACGGGTCTGGTTACCGACCCAAGGAGTCTGTGAAAATGAAGTATAACGGCAAAGCCCATGTGGTCGGGGCAAATATTGATACGGATGCAATTATCCCTGCACGGTTTCTGGTGACGACCAATGAGGCCGAACTTGGCAAAAACTGTATGTCGGGTCTTGCGGAGAACTGGATCTCCCGCGTTGCCCAGGGTGATTTTCTGGTGGCAGGCGAGAACTTCGGCTGCGGGTCGTCCCGCGAACATGCTCCGGTTGCGATTAAAGGAGCGGGTATTCCGGTTGTGATCGCCCACAGTTTTGCACGAATTTTCTACCGCAATGCGTTCAATACCGGATTGATCCTGCTGGAGGTCGGCGACGATTACCAAAAGATCGCCGACGGGGAGGAGTTGACCATCGATACGAAGAAGGGGACGATCACGACCGCCGAAGGCATCGTGATCACCTGTCCTCCGGTTCCTGCGTTTATGCAGGAGATTTTAGATGCGGGCGGGCTGGT belongs to Methanocorpusculum vombati and includes:
- a CDS encoding amidohydrolase, with the translated sequence MTEPDIFGKTVPILIRNVTLNNKPAEIYLDGTGRIGSVAEKITDHDAEFIIDGNGAAALPGMVNMHTHSPMGLLRGYSDDMPLFEWLSTKIWPTEAHLTENDIYWGAKLACLEMIRTGTTTFNDMYFMMNNVADAVDEAGIRACLSYCMIDGGDHAKFESECSVMEKTVAALKARNNPRIMPGVSPHAIYTVSEEGLRWCAEFSRTENIPLHIHVDETDENPDCIKAHGMRVVPWLDHCGVLSERCIAAHCCWLDAEDIRLFADRGVTAVHNPVSNMKLTVGRALPYPEMKAAGVNVALGTDGASSNNDLDMFAEMKTAALLQKFFWNDPTLMPADEALAVASRNGAKALGINAGIIAPGYLADLILVGRNPTNVPAFNTTSNAVYATGGLAVDTTICNGAVLMHEGVIPGAEEILQKAGEVAFDLVRRATA
- a CDS encoding MTAP family purine nucleoside phosphorylase; the encoded protein is MLGIIGGTALLAAKLPLLQPKTVATPFGKTDVHAGKFIFIPRHQNTTPPHNVNHRAHLAACKILGVDRLILIGSTGGMKEHIRPGTIVIPDDYYCPWDIPTLHNNDIHHVPPVLDAGLRRTLHDLIPDAVPGTYLQAHGPRFETRAEIASFAEHTDIVGMTIASELTLANELGIPVAALCTVDNYANGIGGADAPDYNEIIAVAQQNGERISKLVTEIVEKLA
- a CDS encoding beta-ribofuranosylaminobenzene 5'-phosphate synthase; amino-acid sequence: MKIQTPSRLHIVLIDLNGSYDRIDGGIGLTLADPHFILEAVPADKENTIAFTQTAGGSPAERESCISKITAAAEKAAARYAPGTGYHFTVHQLYPAHSGLGSGTQISLAAAKLIAELAGYHPASTDLAALVGRGGTSGIGVHAFDLGGFIADGGHSKKEKSSFLPSSVSTARPACLLGRYPFPEDWGVLLAVPAFGNRYTGAAEKNIFQTHCPVPKTDVEQVSHLVFMNLIPSLIEHDIEAFGHALDQIQTVGFNKIEFTLQPPELTKLKNDMQDAGAYGVGLSSFGPTLFTVYDRTNKDIVAATQELLGENGLVITTRGQNHGAELL
- a CDS encoding radical SAM mobile pair protein B, with the translated sequence MNIQNITVKNILTKSSLPIGDYSVNPYVGCTHACKYCYASFMKRFTRHPEPWGTFLDVKYWQEIRNPEKYAGKHLFIGSVTDPYNPQEEVYQRTRELLIQLQGSGAAITIATKSDLVLRDLDLIRTFPRARVSWSINTLDETFQKDMDQAVSIPRRLKAMKTFFEAGIRTTCFISPIFPGITDIPAIVRKTRDQCNLIWLENLNLRGSYKQNILTYIAENYPELIPLYHEIYQLGSRRYWEMLDAEMQEFANEQGLPYLRNDDTIQRPFDAPPALVNYFYHEQIKQSAKKKERTCPNSRK
- the mutM gene encoding bifunctional DNA-formamidopyrimidine glycosylase/DNA-(apurinic or apyrimidinic site) lyase, coding for MPELPEVETVRRILEPQLKGRRISDLTVNRPEIIAHPTADIFTHAVIGTVIARMGRRGKYLFLHLDTGNTILLHLRMTGQLLATPADFPAEKHTHLIFHLDDGTELRYLDTRRFGRFWLLQKTEKDIWSGIQKLGPEPFDPQITPAWLREKIGRSRRPVKECLLDQRTVAGIGNIYGDEILFAAKICPARPACSLREQEWQTLAAVIPAVLQKAVDDNRMTPEEYLEGRGKEYRNDPFLQVYGHEGDSCPCCGAALKRITLSGRSSVYCPNCQPEQPIP
- the ectB gene encoding diaminobutyrate--2-oxoglutarate transaminase: MESTVFETFESNVRSYCRKYPVVFSKAKGSVLIDQDGKEYIDFLCGAGSCNYGHNNDYIKGKVVEYLMNDGLLHGLDMYSVAKGEFIECLENKVLIPRGYDYKVLFPGPTGTNAVEVALKIARKVKGRSNVLALMGAFHGMSLGSLALTTERSARDACGVALGNVTHVPHPCMMPGLDTIAYIDMLLTDDHSGVDKPAALIVEAVQGEGGINVLSNEWLRDARALCDKHDMLLILDDIQTGCGRTGSFFSFERAGIVPDIVVMAKSIGGIGMPCSIALVKPEYDVLLPGEHNGTFRGFQLAFVAGKAAIEYMLAHDLEAETMRKGRIVEEFLASRLRLIDPSLTFRGLGLMWGIDMGSYPCGTTQKIRKACFEQGLILELSGREDTVVKIMPPLVIEDEQLVQGLGILMKVLAETVSPMSMSPVKQSLVNQVV
- a CDS encoding aminotransferase class I/II-fold pyridoxal phosphate-dependent enzyme, with protein sequence MTTLPILNFLIRHADKHTVSFHMPGHKGSAIYRRFGYEPFLNRIMDCDITEIPGADNLFQTEGILKAAQEEYANLYGARRSYLLINGTSGGVIAAIMAAVPKGKKLILARNSHKAIFNALVLAGIEPVYAYPEMIHEYGISGVITPEEIERCLAENPDAEAVILPSPNYYGICSDIRAIAEVVHARGKVLIVDQAHGAHLKFFSDAGCAGMPRSAEEQGADITVNSIHKTLASFTQSALLNLNSDRVDSYVLEDKLQMIQSTSPSYLLMASLDINADILKRHGNEIMTNWYEALLFFYREAKTIQGLSVIGNPFDDAGSISLDLTKINLDMSAAGLDAAELEHQLMDRGIFAELTTGNILMCMTGIGNTKADMERLLAALREISRGRTAVQPDKKPVSAVFEAKLSLFPVPQDKERIPLVAGAGRICASAIIPYPPGIPFVCPGEMLTEEVICYIRDLRAAGEKVIGVNDHDEITVGKQ
- a CDS encoding 2-isopropylmalate synthase, with the protein product MTNDDSFVSSGHQPDRVYIFDTTLRDGEQSPGATMTLQEKVRLARQLELLGVDIIEAGFPAASPGDFEAVRAVSATVRNCQIAGLCRCVAADIDRAWEALADAAHPRIHVFLATSPIHMEHKLRKTPEQVLEMAVAGVRHAASLTKNVEFSAEDASRSEPAFLAKVVEAVIDAGATTVNIPDTVGYSQPAEYGALIRYLREHVSNIAKAVISVHCHDDLGLAVANSLAAVEAGARQIECTINGIGERAGNTAMDEVVMNLNVRRDHYHCTCGIVTEQIFPTARTLSHIIGMPIPANKAIVGANAFAHESGIHQDGVLKCRETYEIMDAATIGKTGNDMVLGKHSGRHAIKAKVEELGYKLTDDQITVVSDAVKKLADIKKEIFAEDVEAIILEEIFRMPDRFKLKYLQVHAGNGPIPPNAVVIMDVNGEENRLHNFGVGPIDAVFNTIGTIAGCKPDLEQFAVNAITGGTDAQGEVTVRLRRNSYSAIGRGSDPDILVAAGKAYVNALNRLAKKVEENHA
- the leuC gene encoding 3-isopropylmalate dehydratase large subunit, which gives rise to MHRTIAEKILQAHTDQKITGPGQIVRCKLSLVLANDITAPLAIKSFREMGAAKVFDKDRVVFVCDHFTPNKDIDSAEQVAVTRRFAEEMGLTHYYEGGRCGIEHALLPEEGLVGPWDLVIGADSHTCTYGGLGAFSTGMGSTDIAAGMVLGENWFKVPPSIRVNVHGKMGKFVQGKDVILKLIGTIGVSGALYKALEFGGSGVEKMSMESRLTIANMAIEAGGKAGLFPADKKTLKFTRKTGREDEEIKPDKFAVYESEVEMELKGMAPQVALPHLPENVKGVDEVGEMRIDQAVIGSCTNGRIEDMREAAEILRGRKVDRHVRCIIIPATPRVWRDCVREGLMQVFIDAGAIISPPTCGPCLGGHMGILAKGERAISTTNRNFRGRMGSLESEVILSNPAVAAASAVTGLVTDPRSL